From the Molothrus ater isolate BHLD 08-10-18 breed brown headed cowbird chromosome 25, BPBGC_Mater_1.1, whole genome shotgun sequence genome, one window contains:
- the RPS10 gene encoding 40S ribosomal protein S10: MLMPKKNRIAIYELLFKEGVMVAKKDVHMPKHPELVDKNVPNLHVMKAMQSLKSRGYVKEQFAWRHFYWYLTNEGIQYLRDYLHLPPEIVPATLRRSRPETGRPRPKGLEGERPARLTRGEADRDTYRRSAVPPGADKKAEAGAGAATEFQFRGGFGRGRGQPPQ, encoded by the exons atGTTGATGCCCAAGAAGAACCGAATCGCCATCTATGAGCTGCTGTTCAAGGAGGGCGTGATGGTGGCCAAGAAGGACGTGCACATGCCCAAGCACCCCGAGCTGGTGGACAAGAACGTGCCCAACCTGCACGTCATGAAAGCCATGCAG TCCCTCAAGTCCCGAGGGTACGTGAAGGAGCAGTTTGCCTGGAGACACTTCTACTGGTACCTGACCAACGAGGGCATCCAGTACCTGCGGGATTACCTGCACCTGCCCCCCGAGATCGTCCCGGCCACGCTGCGCCGCAGCCGCCCCGAGACCGGCAGGCCCCGACCCAAAG GTCTGGAGGGCGAGCGCCCGGCGCGGCTGACGCGGGGCGAGGCTGACCGGGACACGTACCGCCGCAGCGCCGTGCCAC CTGGTGCTGACAAGAAGGCtgaggctggtgctggagcagccacGGAATTCCAGTTT AGAGGTGGATTCGGTCGTGGACGTGGTCAGCCCCCGCAGTAG